A genomic segment from Bacillus cereus G9842 encodes:
- the nuoK gene encoding NADH-quinone oxidoreductase subunit NuoK, translating to MSSVPASAYLTLAIILFCIGLFGALTKRNTVIVLVCIELMLNAANLNLVAFSKLGLFPNLTGQIFSLFTMAVAAAEAAVGLAILIALYRNRTTVQVDEMDTLKG from the coding sequence ATGAGTAGCGTTCCGGCTTCTGCATATTTAACACTTGCGATTATTTTGTTTTGCATCGGCCTATTTGGAGCTTTAACAAAGCGGAATACAGTAATCGTATTAGTTTGTATCGAATTAATGCTAAATGCTGCTAATTTAAACTTAGTGGCGTTTAGTAAATTAGGCTTATTTCCGAATTTAACAGGTCAAATTTTCTCACTGTTTACGATGGCTGTAGCGGCAGCGGAAGCGGCGGTAGGACTCGCTATTTTAATTGCTTTATATCGTAATCGTACGACAGTTCAGGTGGATGAAATGGATACGCTCAAAGGATAG
- a CDS encoding NADH-quinone oxidoreductase subunit J, with translation MNGEFVAFFILSLTAIIGGVLMLNLTKVMHMMLALVLTFLSIAGLYFLLSAEFIGVAQILLYSGAITIIMIFGIMLTKHNAENESRLTLRKWIIFFAVVAFGAVMYFAVNNIDFANESTQGSLPLHENNTLQIGTLLYSKYIIPFELTSVILLVALVGAIILAKKDEKEEDSNE, from the coding sequence ATGAATGGCGAGTTTGTAGCATTCTTTATACTATCCTTGACTGCAATTATCGGCGGTGTTCTTATGTTGAACTTAACGAAAGTTATGCACATGATGCTAGCTCTCGTTCTAACATTTCTCAGCATTGCAGGTTTGTATTTTCTTTTATCAGCCGAATTTATAGGCGTTGCACAAATTTTACTTTACTCTGGTGCAATCACAATTATTATGATTTTCGGCATTATGTTAACGAAACATAACGCGGAAAATGAATCGCGTCTTACTCTTCGAAAATGGATTATCTTCTTTGCGGTTGTAGCATTTGGAGCGGTTATGTATTTCGCTGTTAATAATATTGATTTTGCAAATGAGAGCACACAAGGAAGTTTACCTCTCCATGAAAACAACACACTTCAAATCGGTACGCTTCTCTATTCAAAATATATTATCCCATTTGAACTAACTTCAGTTATTTTACTTGTAGCACTCGTTGGCGCGATTATACTTGCGAAAAAGGACGAGAAAGAGGAGGATTCCAATGAGTAG
- the nuoI gene encoding NADH-quinone oxidoreductase subunit NuoI codes for MKGLFKGLKYTLSNLSKKKVTYDYPNQPLPLPDRFRGIQKFYPEKCIVCNQCSNICPTDCIQLTGKKHPDPTKKGKIIDTYDINFEICILCDLCTEVCPTEAIVMTNNFELAEYSRDDLFKNLQWLDENDENVRKENKA; via the coding sequence ATGAAGGGACTATTTAAAGGATTAAAATATACACTAAGTAATTTGAGCAAGAAGAAGGTAACGTATGATTATCCAAATCAACCGTTGCCGTTGCCAGACCGTTTTCGGGGGATTCAAAAATTCTATCCGGAGAAATGTATTGTTTGTAATCAATGCTCTAACATTTGTCCGACAGACTGTATTCAGTTAACAGGAAAGAAACATCCGGATCCTACGAAAAAAGGAAAAATTATCGACACGTATGATATTAATTTTGAAATTTGTATTCTTTGTGATTTATGTACAGAAGTTTGTCCGACAGAGGCGATTGTCATGACAAATAACTTTGAGCTCGCGGAATATTCACGTGATGACTTATTTAAAAATTTGCAGTGGCTTGACGAAAACGACGAAAACGTCAGGAAGGAGAATAAGGCATGA
- the nuoH gene encoding NADH-quinone oxidoreductase subunit NuoH, producing the protein MIETLLQSPSSWTNFFIFFGLAVLLLFAVLGFVTYGILAERKVMGFMQGRIGPNQVGGRFGLLQTVADVLKLLLKEDSIPKAADKPLFILAPVIAFAPAFMVLAVIPFTDKFQFADIGVGLLYYIAVSGITTIGVVTGGWASNNKYSLLGGMRAAAQMISYEIPLVMSVIGIVLLAGSLNLNEIVAAQEKVWYIFVQPIGFVVFLIAAVAELNRTPFDLPEAESELVSGYHTEYSGFRWAFFMLSEYVYFFGMASLITVLFLGGWNPVMFLGFIPGAVWFALKFSSVVFLLIWFRVTFPRIRGDQLMEFGWKVLLPIALANIFLTALIKELFF; encoded by the coding sequence ATGATTGAGACGCTCTTACAATCACCTTCAAGCTGGACGAATTTCTTCATTTTTTTCGGATTAGCGGTGCTTCTACTATTTGCAGTCCTTGGCTTCGTTACATATGGAATTTTGGCAGAACGGAAAGTGATGGGGTTTATGCAAGGGCGGATTGGACCAAACCAGGTTGGAGGCCGATTCGGTTTACTGCAAACGGTAGCTGATGTTTTAAAACTATTATTGAAAGAAGATAGTATTCCGAAAGCAGCAGATAAACCACTGTTTATATTAGCGCCTGTCATTGCATTTGCGCCAGCATTTATGGTGCTGGCAGTTATCCCGTTCACTGATAAATTTCAATTTGCCGATATTGGAGTCGGGCTACTTTATTATATCGCTGTTTCCGGTATTACGACGATAGGTGTTGTAACTGGGGGATGGGCATCGAATAATAAATATTCCCTTTTAGGAGGGATGCGTGCGGCGGCGCAAATGATTTCTTATGAGATTCCGCTCGTAATGAGTGTAATTGGTATCGTGTTGTTAGCTGGTAGCCTGAATTTAAATGAGATTGTAGCGGCGCAGGAGAAGGTTTGGTACATTTTCGTGCAGCCAATTGGCTTCGTCGTTTTCTTAATTGCAGCAGTTGCAGAGTTAAATCGGACGCCATTCGATTTGCCAGAAGCGGAGTCAGAACTTGTTTCTGGATATCATACGGAATACTCAGGTTTTCGCTGGGCGTTTTTCATGCTTTCAGAGTACGTATATTTCTTCGGGATGGCATCGTTAATTACAGTGCTCTTTTTAGGCGGATGGAATCCAGTCATGTTTCTTGGATTTATCCCAGGTGCCGTATGGTTTGCTTTGAAATTTAGCAGTGTAGTCTTTCTATTAATTTGGTTCCGCGTTACGTTCCCGCGTATAAGAGGTGACCAGTTAATGGAGTTTGGATGGAAAGTATTATTGCCGATTGCACTTGCAAATATTTTCTTAACGGCATTGATTAAGGAGTTATTCTTCTAA
- the nuoD gene encoding NADH-quinone oxidoreductase subunit NuoD, translating into MIRTEEMLLNVGPQHPSTHGVFRLVIKIDGEIIREATPVIGYLHRGTEKIAESLQYTQIIPYTDRMDYLSAMTNNYVICHAVETMMGLEIPERAEYLRVLAMELGRIASHLVWWGTNLLDIGAVSPFLYAFREREMIINLLNELCGARLTFNYMRVGGVKWDAPDGWIEKVEEFVPYMREQLAGYHDLVSGNEIFLNRVKGVGIYSAEEAISYSLSGANLRCTGVNWDLRKDEPYSIYDRFDFDIPVGSVGDAWDRYVCRMQEIEESLKIVEQAVQQFPKDGAVLAKVPKIIKAPKGEAFVRIESPRGEIGCYIASDGKKEPYRLKFRRPSFYNLQILPKLLKGENIANLITILGGVDIVLGEVDG; encoded by the coding sequence ATGATCCGTACGGAAGAGATGCTTTTGAATGTAGGACCTCAGCATCCGAGTACACATGGTGTGTTCAGGCTCGTAATTAAGATTGACGGGGAAATTATTAGAGAAGCTACACCGGTTATTGGGTATTTGCATCGCGGGACGGAAAAAATCGCTGAGAGCTTACAGTATACGCAAATTATCCCTTATACAGATCGAATGGACTATTTATCAGCCATGACGAATAATTACGTCATTTGCCATGCTGTAGAGACGATGATGGGACTTGAAATTCCGGAGCGTGCCGAATACTTGCGAGTACTTGCGATGGAGCTAGGGAGAATTGCAAGCCATCTCGTTTGGTGGGGGACGAATCTTCTTGATATAGGAGCGGTCAGCCCGTTTTTGTACGCGTTTCGTGAACGAGAGATGATTATAAATTTATTAAATGAATTATGCGGGGCACGGCTTACTTTTAACTATATGAGAGTTGGCGGTGTGAAGTGGGATGCGCCAGATGGTTGGATTGAAAAGGTGGAAGAGTTTGTTCCGTATATGAGAGAGCAATTGGCAGGTTATCATGATCTTGTTAGCGGTAATGAGATTTTCTTAAATCGTGTGAAAGGCGTTGGTATATATAGCGCGGAAGAAGCGATTTCGTATTCTTTAAGCGGAGCAAATTTGCGGTGCACTGGAGTAAACTGGGATCTTCGCAAAGACGAGCCGTATTCGATTTATGATCGTTTTGATTTTGATATTCCTGTTGGAAGCGTGGGAGATGCTTGGGATCGCTACGTTTGCCGAATGCAAGAAATCGAGGAGTCTTTAAAGATTGTTGAGCAAGCAGTTCAGCAGTTCCCAAAAGATGGAGCAGTGCTGGCAAAAGTACCGAAAATTATTAAGGCACCTAAGGGAGAAGCGTTTGTACGTATCGAATCGCCGCGCGGAGAGATTGGTTGTTACATCGCTAGTGACGGAAAGAAAGAGCCGTACCGTTTGAAGTTTCGTAGGCCATCTTTTTATAACTTGCAAATTTTACCGAAGTTATTGAAAGGTGAAAACATCGCTAATTTAATTACGATTTTAGGTGGAGTTGATATTGTACTTGGGGAGGTTGATGGCTAA
- a CDS encoding NADH-quinone oxidoreductase subunit C: MSNPNKDLEDLKKEAARRAKEEARKRLVAKQEAEISELEAENQEKEKALPKNNDITIEEAKRRAEAAVLAKQKREGTEEVTEEEKAKAKAAAAAAKAKAAALAKQKREGTEEVTEEEKAKAKAAVAAKAKAAALAKQKREGTEEVTEEEKAKAKAKAAAAAKAKAAALAKQKREGTEEVTEEEKAKAKAKAVAAAKAKAAALAKQKASQGDGDSGDEKAKAIAAAKAKAAAAARAKTKGAEGKKEDEPKREETSVNQPYLNQYVEAIREKVGEGALVDSYINKLSKDVPTLVVDPEKYYEVMESLRFHEGLAFDYMSELHATDFVTHMEVYVHLFSYGKKQSVAVKVKLDREEPQVESVTALWKGADWPEREAYDLLGIVFKGHPNLTRILMPDDWVGHPLRKDYEPYDVEV; the protein is encoded by the coding sequence ATGAGTAATCCAAACAAAGACTTAGAGGATCTGAAAAAAGAAGCAGCTAGGCGTGCAAAAGAAGAAGCGAGAAAACGCCTTGTAGCGAAACAAGAGGCGGAAATAAGTGAGCTGGAGGCAGAAAATCAAGAAAAAGAGAAAGCGCTACCAAAAAATAATGATATTACTATAGAAGAAGCAAAACGACGTGCAGAAGCGGCGGTGTTAGCGAAGCAGAAAAGAGAAGGAACAGAAGAGGTAACGGAAGAAGAAAAAGCGAAAGCAAAGGCAGCAGCAGCGGCAGCAAAAGCAAAAGCGGCGGCGTTAGCGAAGCAGAAAAGAGAAGGAACAGAAGAAGTAACGGAAGAAGAAAAAGCAAAGGCAAAGGCAGCGGTAGCAGCAAAAGCAAAAGCGGCGGCGTTAGCGAAGCAGAAAAGAGAAGGAACAGAAGAGGTAACGGAAGAAGAAAAAGCGAAAGCAAAGGCAAAGGCAGCGGCAGCAGCAAAAGCAAAAGCGGCGGCGTTAGCGAAGCAGAAAAGAGAAGGAACAGAAGAAGTAACGGAAGAAGAAAAAGCGAAAGCAAAGGCAAAGGCGGTGGCAGCAGCCAAGGCAAAAGCGGCAGCATTAGCGAAGCAGAAAGCTTCGCAAGGTGATGGGGATTCGGGAGATGAAAAGGCAAAGGCAATTGCAGCAGCAAAAGCGAAAGCAGCAGCGGCTGCAAGAGCGAAGACAAAGGGAGCTGAAGGTAAGAAAGAGGATGAGCCGAAGCGGGAAGAAACGTCCGTAAATCAGCCGTATTTAAATCAGTATGTTGAGGCTATTAGGGAGAAGGTAGGAGAGGGTGCATTAGTAGATTCCTACATTAATAAACTGTCAAAGGATGTGCCGACTCTTGTGGTGGATCCCGAAAAATATTATGAAGTGATGGAGTCACTGCGATTCCATGAAGGACTTGCTTTTGATTACATGTCAGAGCTACATGCGACGGATTTTGTGACACATATGGAAGTATATGTTCATTTGTTTTCATATGGTAAGAAACAATCGGTAGCGGTGAAGGTAAAGCTAGACCGGGAAGAACCGCAAGTTGAATCTGTGACAGCGCTTTGGAAAGGGGCTGACTGGCCGGAGCGAGAAGCATACGATTTGCTCGGCATTGTATTTAAAGGGCATCCGAATTTAACGCGTATTTTAATGCCAGATGATTGGGTAGGACATCCGCTTAGAAAAGACTATGAACCGTATGATGTGGAGGTGTAG
- the nuoB gene encoding NADH-quinone oxidoreductase subunit NuoB produces the protein MVINFEELHPNERVELERNIFFSTLEQLKGWARSNSLWPMTFGLACCAIEMMGVGSSHYDLDRFGSFFRTSPRQSDVMIVSGTVTKKMAPIVRRLYDQMPEPKWVIAMGSCATAGGPYVNSYAVVKGVDQIVPVDVYIPGCPPNPAALIYGINKLKEKIRYEAKTGKQVTNK, from the coding sequence ATGGTTATAAATTTTGAGGAATTACATCCAAATGAGCGAGTAGAATTAGAACGAAATATCTTTTTTTCTACATTGGAGCAGTTGAAAGGATGGGCGAGGAGCAATTCTTTATGGCCAATGACATTCGGACTGGCGTGCTGTGCAATTGAAATGATGGGAGTAGGCTCATCACATTACGATTTAGATCGATTTGGGTCATTTTTTCGGACTTCACCAAGACAATCGGACGTCATGATTGTATCGGGAACAGTAACGAAGAAGATGGCTCCTATTGTTCGGCGCTTATATGATCAAATGCCCGAACCGAAATGGGTTATTGCGATGGGATCTTGTGCGACAGCAGGTGGTCCGTATGTAAATTCATATGCTGTTGTGAAAGGTGTAGACCAAATCGTACCAGTTGATGTGTATATTCCTGGTTGTCCCCCAAATCCGGCTGCATTAATTTATGGAATTAATAAATTAAAAGAAAAAATTCGTTACGAAGCAAAGACCGGGAAGCAGGTGACGAATAAATGA
- the nuoA gene encoding NADH-quinone oxidoreductase subunit NuoA has product MASVYENSYMIVLIFLLLGILLPVVALTLGRMLRPNKPSAAKATTYESGIEPFHDANIRFHARYYIFALLFVIFDVETLFLYPWAVAYDKLGLFALIEMLIFVVMLLVGLAYAWKKKVLQWL; this is encoded by the coding sequence ATGGCAAGTGTATATGAAAATAGTTATATGATCGTTTTGATTTTCTTGCTATTAGGTATATTGCTGCCGGTAGTGGCTCTTACATTAGGAAGGATGCTGCGCCCAAATAAGCCAAGTGCAGCAAAGGCGACGACGTATGAGAGTGGAATTGAGCCGTTTCATGATGCAAATATTCGGTTTCATGCTCGTTATTATATTTTCGCTTTATTGTTTGTGATCTTTGATGTAGAAACTTTATTTTTATATCCTTGGGCTGTTGCGTATGACAAGCTAGGTTTATTTGCATTAATTGAAATGCTCATCTTTGTTGTAATGTTGCTAGTTGGATTAGCGTATGCTTGGAAAAAGAAGGTGTTACAATGGTTATAA
- a CDS encoding putative bifunctional diguanylate cyclase/phosphodiesterase, producing MKKQTHVSILISIVLLSITIHYVAMPFLYEYSFPFQLLIGMSTLLIDIIACSYILYFSNMKEGLSRLFWIILSVGALSYFIGDIVVAYQRLIVKDFYTFVDPSDFFYLLFLVTFAFAFLYEIIYNRDLLEKLFMLCDICIIVTAQFTLSYYLLIERTIHVFTTSYIDIFVQLTYPMVDLLFLLIGINLLFKPLSLLPKKVGALLSSALILYATIDAIYAYIKYFIPEYSMFTVTPFYQVTLVLVAIACILHTKEPEKQEQVLLTPKIGESIRLSLPYISVITLILFILVEYVFGPIIVIGLIITFSFVLIRHSLVRKQNKILLLAQMQFNSELEKQIKLRTEDLVEQKNELYHNQQMFKSLYEHHPDPIFTLDLYGNFLKVNNAGTTLLGYQTNELLNQPYYSLIYEEDLEEMINSFHRVKKGHSISLEIRAYHKNRDIYYLHVTAVPIFLKEKISGVYLMIKDITESKQQQEQINFLAYHDTLTELANRRAFHQHLEQAIARAKISKKPFAVMFLDLDRFKVINDTLGHRVGDLLLIAVAKRLERISTSNMKLARLAGDEFTILIENYKKKPDVQKMADIIVAAMNEPFEIENQHLQISPSIGIAIYPEAGEDPLSILQHADMAMYEAKNKGKNGSSLYTKELYKKMERKARIEKDLPIALVNKEFHLVYQPQIDTTTNKIIGAEALIRWKHPLLGDISPCEFIPIVEETPQVVPLGHWVLQEACLQLKIWHILGYQNLKISVNLSAKEFRQDQLIENISQILNNVSVDPKYVTLELTERIAMIDEKETLLRLKQLKEYGIQTSIDDFGTGYSSLAYLSIFPIDTLKVPREFTQLADHRPEERAIVSTILSLANTLNLSVVAEGIETEKQLKFLQKHNCKYMQGYYFSKPLTSNQFIKFLQKTPSMNK from the coding sequence ATGAAAAAACAAACACATGTAAGTATTCTTATAAGCATTGTATTGCTGTCTATAACGATTCACTACGTAGCGATGCCTTTTCTATATGAATATTCATTTCCTTTTCAGCTATTAATCGGAATGAGTACCCTATTAATTGATATTATCGCTTGTAGTTATATACTTTACTTTTCAAACATGAAAGAAGGGCTATCTCGTTTATTTTGGATTATATTATCCGTTGGAGCTCTCTCTTATTTTATCGGTGATATAGTCGTTGCCTATCAGCGTTTAATTGTAAAGGACTTCTATACGTTCGTTGATCCATCTGACTTTTTTTACTTACTTTTTTTAGTTACTTTTGCATTTGCCTTTCTATACGAAATCATTTATAACCGAGATTTATTAGAAAAACTTTTTATGCTATGTGATATTTGTATTATCGTTACAGCCCAATTTACTTTAAGTTACTACTTACTTATTGAACGAACCATTCACGTTTTTACAACATCCTATATCGACATATTTGTTCAACTTACCTATCCAATGGTTGATTTACTCTTTCTCTTAATAGGAATCAATCTTTTATTCAAACCACTATCCTTATTACCTAAAAAGGTTGGTGCGCTTCTTAGCAGTGCTTTAATTTTATATGCTACTATAGATGCGATTTATGCTTATATAAAATACTTCATACCAGAGTATTCTATGTTTACAGTTACTCCTTTCTATCAAGTAACCTTAGTACTAGTAGCAATCGCCTGTATTCTCCATACAAAAGAACCTGAAAAACAAGAGCAAGTACTACTAACACCTAAAATTGGTGAATCAATCCGATTATCATTGCCTTATATTTCAGTAATAACACTTATTCTTTTTATATTAGTTGAATACGTCTTTGGGCCTATTATAGTAATTGGTCTTATAATAACTTTCTCTTTCGTTCTCATACGTCATAGTTTAGTTCGAAAACAAAATAAAATATTATTGCTAGCTCAAATGCAATTCAACTCAGAACTCGAGAAACAAATTAAACTACGTACAGAAGATTTAGTAGAACAGAAGAATGAACTCTATCATAATCAACAAATGTTTAAATCTTTATACGAGCATCATCCAGATCCAATCTTCACATTAGATTTATACGGCAATTTTCTCAAAGTAAATAACGCTGGTACTACTTTACTCGGTTATCAAACGAATGAATTATTAAACCAGCCTTACTATTCACTCATATACGAAGAAGATTTAGAAGAAATGATTAACTCCTTTCATCGTGTAAAAAAGGGACATTCTATCTCTTTAGAAATACGGGCGTATCATAAAAACAGAGATATTTACTACTTGCACGTTACCGCCGTACCGATCTTTTTAAAAGAGAAAATTTCTGGGGTTTATTTAATGATTAAAGATATTACGGAAAGCAAACAACAGCAAGAACAGATTAATTTTCTAGCATACCATGATACTTTAACAGAGCTTGCAAATCGTCGTGCATTTCATCAACATTTGGAACAGGCAATTGCACGAGCAAAAATATCGAAAAAGCCTTTTGCTGTTATGTTTCTCGACCTAGACCGTTTTAAAGTTATTAATGATACCCTCGGTCATCGAGTAGGAGACCTATTGCTCATCGCAGTAGCAAAAAGGCTCGAAAGAATATCAACATCAAATATGAAACTCGCGCGGCTAGCTGGAGATGAGTTCACAATCCTTATCGAAAATTACAAAAAAAAGCCAGATGTCCAAAAAATGGCTGATATAATTGTAGCGGCCATGAATGAGCCATTTGAAATCGAAAATCAACATTTACAAATCTCACCGAGTATCGGAATTGCAATATATCCTGAAGCAGGTGAAGATCCGCTATCCATTTTGCAGCATGCTGATATGGCCATGTACGAAGCAAAAAATAAAGGAAAAAACGGTAGCTCTCTTTACACGAAAGAACTATATAAAAAAATGGAACGAAAAGCTCGAATTGAAAAAGATCTGCCAATTGCTTTAGTAAACAAAGAATTTCATCTCGTCTATCAACCACAAATTGATACGACAACAAATAAAATCATCGGCGCTGAAGCTTTAATACGTTGGAAACACCCACTATTAGGTGATATTTCACCATGTGAGTTTATTCCAATTGTAGAAGAGACGCCACAAGTAGTCCCACTTGGACATTGGGTATTACAAGAAGCTTGTCTCCAATTAAAAATATGGCATATCCTTGGCTACCAAAATTTAAAAATAAGTGTTAATTTATCCGCAAAAGAGTTCCGACAAGATCAATTAATCGAAAACATTTCACAAATATTAAACAACGTAAGCGTCGACCCAAAATATGTCACACTTGAGTTAACAGAAAGAATTGCAATGATTGACGAGAAAGAAACGTTATTAAGACTGAAGCAATTAAAAGAATACGGTATCCAAACTTCCATTGATGACTTCGGTACTGGGTATTCTTCTCTTGCTTATTTATCAATTTTTCCAATCGACACATTAAAAGTACCGAGAGAATTCACACAATTAGCCGATCATCGTCCTGAAGAACGAGCCATCGTTTCTACAATCCTTTCCCTCGCAAATACTTTAAATCTTTCAGTCGTTGCCGAAGGAATTGAAACCGAAAAACAGCTTAAGTTTCTGCAAAAACATAACTGTAAATATATGCAAGGTTACTATTTCAGTAAACCACTTACTAGTAATCAATTTATAAAGTTTCTACAAAAAACCCCCAGTATGAACAAATAA
- a CDS encoding DUF975 family protein: MISDLKGEALDSLEGKWGLAVGATLLISVIMITFNFIVDFSFTQILGWEDMKNSMIVDIITTFMVGPLTLGGYYLALHIIGEKDARIGHIFRWFTAGSKFIKSFLLYIVVNIYIFLWFLLFIIPGIIKSFSYAMTYFIINDHPEYSINQAITESRRMMDGHKMEYFILCLSFIGWFILSCITLGIGFLWLIPYFYTTSAAFYEEIAEEYYEKKI; this comes from the coding sequence ATGATTAGTGATCTAAAAGGAGAAGCACTAGATTCATTAGAAGGGAAATGGGGATTAGCAGTCGGAGCCACATTACTTATTTCTGTTATAATGATCACTTTTAACTTTATTGTTGATTTTTCGTTTACACAAATTTTGGGTTGGGAAGATATGAAAAACTCCATGATAGTAGATATTATTACAACTTTTATGGTAGGTCCATTAACGTTAGGTGGCTATTATTTAGCGCTACATATAATTGGAGAAAAAGACGCGCGTATTGGGCATATATTTAGATGGTTTACAGCAGGAAGTAAGTTTATAAAGTCATTTTTATTATATATAGTAGTGAACATTTATATTTTCTTATGGTTTTTACTATTTATTATTCCAGGCATCATTAAATCATTCTCTTATGCGATGACGTACTTTATAATAAATGATCATCCTGAGTATTCCATAAATCAAGCTATTACAGAAAGCCGTCGTATGATGGATGGGCATAAGATGGAGTATTTCATTTTATGTTTAAGTTTTATCGGTTGGTTTATATTGAGTTGTATTACGTTAGGGATTGGATTCTTATGGTTAATTCCATATTTCTACACAACATCTGCGGCTTTTTACGAAGAAATCGCAGAAGAATATTATGAGAAAAAAATTTAG
- a CDS encoding DUF975 family protein → MIGEMKREALYSLKGKWGLGVGSTILYFILSYVVSMAAMLILLIPGIIIFLSVVSLTGSFEEETMSIGAGITFGIFYCIMIILSNASYGITSYGYTNVFLQISKREDAKVDHLFEGFRGFKRMMKTMWAMLAILLYTGTWIPMLLIGLFALLGEEGNTSFAIAFFVLLAISIVGMIVMYFSYALTYYVMIENPEYSVSQAMKECKNLMKGHKLDLFLLWLSFIGWAILALLTFGIGFLWLSPYMSTTTAYFYRYISKGELQ, encoded by the coding sequence ATGATTGGTGAAATGAAACGAGAAGCATTGTACTCTTTAAAGGGAAAATGGGGACTAGGTGTTGGGTCAACAATTTTATATTTTATTTTAAGTTATGTCGTTTCGATGGCTGCAATGCTTATACTATTAATTCCAGGAATTATTATATTTCTCTCAGTTGTAAGTTTAACTGGATCATTTGAAGAGGAAACGATGTCAATTGGAGCAGGTATTACCTTTGGGATTTTTTATTGCATTATGATAATTTTGAGTAACGCATCGTATGGGATTACATCATATGGTTATACAAATGTATTTTTACAGATTAGTAAACGAGAAGATGCTAAAGTAGATCACTTATTTGAAGGATTTCGCGGTTTTAAAAGAATGATGAAAACAATGTGGGCAATGCTTGCAATTTTGTTATATACAGGTACATGGATTCCGATGCTGTTAATAGGCTTATTTGCATTGTTAGGTGAAGAAGGGAATACGTCATTTGCAATAGCTTTCTTCGTGCTATTAGCGATTTCAATTGTTGGTATGATTGTGATGTATTTTTCTTATGCGCTGACGTACTATGTAATGATTGAAAATCCAGAATATAGTGTTTCGCAGGCGATGAAGGAATGTAAGAATCTTATGAAGGGGCATAAGTTAGATTTGTTTCTTTTATGGCTGAGCTTCATAGGATGGGCTATTTTAGCGCTTCTTACTTTTGGAATAGGCTTTCTTTGGCTTAGTCCGTATATGAGTACAACGACAGCATACTTTTATCGCTACATCTCAAAAGGTGAATTGCAATAG
- the atpC gene encoding F0F1 ATP synthase subunit epsilon — MKTFPVSIVTPDGPVYEKEVEMVSVKAESGEMGILPGHIPTVAPLKISAVRLKNGGHTDYVAVSGGFIEVRPDKVTVLSSSAEEANHIDIHRANEAKRRAEQRMQDKQAHVDFKRAEMALQRAVNRLNVSDMK, encoded by the coding sequence ATGAAGACATTTCCAGTCAGTATTGTAACTCCTGATGGACCGGTTTACGAAAAAGAAGTAGAAATGGTAAGTGTAAAAGCAGAGAGTGGGGAAATGGGGATCTTACCAGGTCACATTCCAACTGTTGCACCATTAAAAATTAGTGCAGTTCGTCTGAAAAATGGTGGACACACTGATTATGTAGCAGTAAGTGGTGGCTTTATCGAAGTTCGTCCAGATAAAGTGACTGTATTATCATCATCTGCTGAAGAAGCAAACCATATCGATATCCATCGTGCAAATGAAGCGAAGCGTCGCGCTGAGCAACGTATGCAAGATAAACAAGCACATGTTGACTTTAAACGTGCAGAAATGGCCTTGCAACGTGCCGTGAACCGTTTAAACGTTTCTGATATGAAGTAA